One window from the genome of Pseudomonadota bacterium encodes:
- a CDS encoding type II toxin-antitoxin system Phd/YefM family antitoxin → MTNAPKIIPISDLRQNASNVVKSISSSREPVFITQRGRAAAVMVSMEVYENSQHEMDVLHLLARGEKEIEAGIGYELEDVLKEADRFLESSKP, encoded by the coding sequence ATGACAAACGCTCCCAAAATTATACCAATTTCCGATCTTAGACAAAACGCAAGTAATGTTGTCAAAAGCATCTCATCTTCGAGAGAACCTGTTTTTATTACCCAACGCGGGAGAGCGGCGGCAGTCATGGTCAGTATGGAAGTCTATGAGAACTCACAACACGAAATGGATGTTTTGCACTTATTGGCCAGAGGCGAGAAAGAAATAGAGGCAGGCATCGGCTACGAACTTGAAGATGTCCTGAAAGAGGCCGACCGCTTTCTTGAGAGTTCAAAGCCTTGA
- a CDS encoding type II toxin-antitoxin system RelE/ParE family toxin, producing MKVLFTPTGRRQFLEAIAYIYRDNPSAAVDFRKKAEEALSRLKKFSESGRLIPEFSDLPFRELIVRPYRFFYRIKDSTTVWIIAVWHSAQLPDGPENDIG from the coding sequence TTGAAAGTTCTTTTCACTCCTACAGGTCGCCGCCAGTTTCTTGAAGCAATTGCTTATATTTACCGGGATAACCCTTCGGCGGCAGTAGATTTTCGCAAAAAGGCTGAGGAGGCTCTCTCTCGCTTGAAGAAGTTCTCAGAATCAGGGAGACTCATTCCCGAGTTTTCAGATCTCCCTTTTCGTGAATTGATTGTGAGGCCTTATCGTTTTTTCTATAGGATCAAAGATAGCACCACCGTGTGGATCATTGCTGTATGGCATAGCGCTCAGCTGCCTGATGGACCCGAAAATGACATCGGGTAA
- a CDS encoding cupin domain-containing protein gives METREIVACMANGSATYMDREEMMGEIPWNQHPVFKGVFLKHIVKGTDTEGMLSCHMVRIDPNAILEEHAHENQWELHEVIEGNGKFVLESKETPYHPGRMGIIPKGTKHKVMAGENGLILLAKFFPALV, from the coding sequence ATGGAAACAAGAGAGATTGTGGCATGTATGGCGAATGGGTCCGCAACATATATGGACAGGGAAGAAATGATGGGAGAAATTCCATGGAATCAGCATCCTGTATTCAAAGGCGTCTTTTTAAAACATATCGTCAAAGGCACTGATACTGAAGGTATGCTAAGTTGCCATATGGTAAGGATCGATCCCAACGCTATTTTGGAAGAACATGCTCACGAGAACCAGTGGGAGCTTCATGAAGTCATAGAGGGTAATGGCAAGTTCGTTTTGGAGTCAAAAGAGACACCGTACCATCCAGGACGAATGGGGATAATTCCAAAGGGTACGAAACATAAAGTAATGGCGGGGGAAAACGGCCTGATTCTGCTTGCAAAGTTCTTCCCTGCATTAGTGTAA